One window from the genome of Daphnia pulex isolate KAP4 chromosome 9, ASM2113471v1 encodes:
- the LOC124202130 gene encoding uncharacterized protein LOC124202130 isoform X1: MRLFWQIIVLSAVLLEAGKERALAASNAAIVNDNGSAGRQVAPTSTKTVYGFLDFTTIVSDTMMIFKPSKSGGNKARNAFASPRTASVVLNKFNKPGPVNGHRAKVEASQPVALESSATVQLSEERDDDEQSRGRSGNGRFKPSRPRQTTTPSNIHIEGSLVNFEDPSGSSQSTPRGKAALTERLKVPRRQTISLEGKGPDPVVPSYSVIKSHVDVSSRVDIHIGGLPKQVSGSSAGSRFLPKQVEVRMEVNLSPPTKKSATTTTAASLPAGQSLVSKTVGTRIQNGMTTIHETSVIGTTIDGQYAHFVQSTSTVFQEPTATVDALPPGRSGSVEVVTDKAMTVSVAKPKITKPGSGPSKPMTEAEDKAHFASLPSLESLFESVSGPVTTKPEEELPKAEPQVSRQNIPTVSIQEEVTPPAVQHKSHSSPPVVPRPSNSLNLERRAGLASSPRLRDATPRPQRPDEQRWRYSPTPKPKVAIQRTSNASGSRFRERLANPGSNSQPSRDSEAEELSSSVSQNYQEPESPDPTEVITLRVQSVTPEGYSNLYYEIATIKSPYIMRLGAVRNTRFVTLTRSYTRLITPTPPPASVATLMDDSDYSLPEYEPEALLEPSQPLPDPENILATTTPYEQILKESSDTATLPAIIVAATEVTNDYTMQTVTETFSTTELMLKTSILPYQRAGTTSHMTLTQSYYITRVVVAVKTVPPEDLYQFIPSKKLTDISTNLQEAGSEHNVRLLPGELEFSENDEYSDQEDDGHRNEKRVPAPQDYPTDSDLSSIGQEFDLSSVDRPSAQVDLEPSLVDPAGELTTRAGTPPLPNSFQQLEPSINVPQQFPTGQETPMLSPEQLQQLALFRYMNPYAAAGLPFGYPGLPGYGGANGGGQPQVITTSKPVVRTLDVIRTETVPIWNGVTTIYSTITRTKGTTVVTETEYGTQTIAAPLNPLFPGQQYTIVSSPVVTEVTTTSTELRIYRIIFRAQTTYTTVTSTTVFPTMVTTYVSSTVAIQPTAFPAGLFPGSYPYAAFG; encoded by the exons aTGAGGCTCTTCTGGCAGATCATCGTCTTGTCAGCTGTTCTTCTCGAAGCCG GTAAGGAGCGGGCGCTAGCGGCTTCCAATGCGGCAATCGTCAACGACAATGGCTCGGCCGGCCGTCAAGTCGCGCCCACCAGCACCAAGACCGTCTACGGCTTCCTCGATTTCACCACCATCGTCAGCGACACGATGATGATCTTCAAGCCCAGCAAATCTGGAG GTAACAAGGCCAGGAACGCTTTTGCATCTCCACGGACGGCTTCCGTCGTTCTCAACAAGTTCAACAAACCAGGACCCGTGAACGGCCATCGAGCCAAAGTGGAGGCCAGCCAGCCCGTCGCCCTGGAATCGTCGGCCACTGTCCAGTTGAGCGAGGAGAGGGACGACGATGAGCAATCGCGCGGTAGGAGCGGCAACGGGCGGTTCAAGCCGTCCAGACCGCGCCAGACGACCACCCCATCCAACATCCACATCGAGGGTAGTTTGGTCAACTTCGAGGATCCTTCCGGCAGCAGCCAATCGACTCCGCGCGGGAAGGCCGCCCTGACGGAGCGGCTGAAAGTGCCACGCCGGCAGACCATTTCCCTGGAAGGCAAAGGTCCCGATCCGGTTGTTCCGTCCTATTCGGTCATCAAGAGCCACGTCGACGTTAGTTCCAGGGTCGACATTCACATCGGTGGATTGCCCAAg CAGGTGAGTGGATCTTCAGCCGGAAGCAGGTTCCTACCCAAACAGGTGGAAGTTCGCATGGAAGTGAATTTATCTCCGCCGACCAAGAAATCCGCAACGACTACAACGGCCGCCTCACTGCCGGCCGGACAGAGTTTGGTGTCCAAAACGGTCGGGACCCGCATCCAGAACGGAATGACGACCATCCACGAGACGTCGGTCATCGGGACGACCATCGACGGCCAGTACGCCCATTTCGTGCAGAGCACTTCGACCGTGTTCCAGGAACCGACGGCCACCGTCGACGCTCTGCCTCCGGGTCGATCCGGAAGCGTTGAAGTCGTTACCGATAAAGCGATGACGGTGTCGGTTGCCAAACCCAAAATCACCAAGCCCGGAAGCGGTCCGTCCAAACCGATGACGGAAGCCGAAGACAAGGCTCATTTCGCATCGCTTCCGTCGCTGGAATCCCTCTTTGAATCTGTCAGCGGTCCGGTCACAACCAAACCGGAAGAGGAGCTCCCCAAAGCGGAACCGCAAGTTTCCAGACAGAATATTCCGACCGTATCCATCCAGGAGGAAGTGACTCCGCCAGCCGTCCAGCACAAATCCCATTCGTCTCCGCCGGTGGTGCCCAGACCTTCCAACTCGCTCAACTTGGAGAGACGGGCCGGATTGGCTTCGTCGCCCAGACTACGTGACGCAACCCCACGACCTCAGCGTCCGGATGAGCAGCGCTGGCGCTACAGTCCCACCCCCAAACCCAAAGTGGCCATCCAGAGAACATCCAACGCATCCGGATCGCGCTTCCGGGAAAGATTAGCCAATCCGGGCTCCAACAGCCAGCCGTCGAGGGACAGCGAAGCGGAAGAGCTTTCCAGCTCCGTCAGCCAAAATTACCAGGAGCCGGAATCGCCCGATCCGACGGAAGTGATCACCCTCCGCGTTCAGAGCGTGACGCCGGAAGGCTACAGCAACCTCTACTACGAAATTGCCACCATCAAATCACCGTACATTATGCGGCTGGGCGCCGTCCGGAACACTCGCTTCGTGACCCTGACCCGGAGTTACACCCGACTCATCACGCCGACGCCACCTCCGGCTTCCGTCGCCACCCTCATGGACGACAGCGACTACAGTTTGCCGGAATACGAGCCGGAAGCCCTGCTGGAGCCCAGCCAACCTCTGCCGGATCCGGAGAACATCCTGGCGACGACGACCCCCTACGAACAAATCTTGAAGGAATCCAGCGACACGGCCACTTTGCCGGCCATCATCGTGGCGGCCACCGAAGTGACAAACGACTACACAATGCAGACCGTGACGGAAACGTTCAGCACGACTGAGTTGATGTTAAAGACGTCCATTTTGCCGTACCAGCGGGCCGGCACGACGTCCCACATGACGCTGACACAGTCGTACTACATCACCCGAGTCGTTGTGGCCGTCAAAACCGTTCCGCCGGAAGATCTCTACCAGTTCATCCCCAGCAAGAAGCTAACGGACATCAGCACCAATTTGCAGGAGGCCGGCTCCGAGCACAACGTTCGACTCTTGCCCGGCGAGCTGGAATTCAGCGAAAACGACGAGTACTCGGATCAGGAGGACGACGGCCACCGCAACGAAAAGCGCGTTCCGGCCCCGCAAGACTATCCAACCGATTCGGATCTGTCCAGCATCGGCCAGGAATTTGACCTGTCTTCGGTGGACCGGCCGTCGGCGCAAGTTGATTTGGAACCCAGTTTGGTTGATCCAGCTGGCGAGTTGACGACCAGGGCCGGCACTCCTCCTCTGCCCAACAGCTTCCAGCAGCTGGAACCCTCCATCAATGTGCCACAGCAATTCCCCACCGGCCAAGAGACGCCCATGCTGTCGCCGGAACAGTTGCAACAGCTGGCCCTGTTCCGCTACATGAATCCGTACGCAGCGGCCGGCCTGCCGTTCGGCTATCCCGGTCTGCCAGGCTACGGAGGCGCCAACGGCGGTGGGCAACCTCAGGTGATAACCACAAGCAAACCAGTGGTGCGGACGCTGGACGTCATCCGGACGGAAACGGTGCCCATCTGGAACGGAGTGACGACGATTTACAGCACCATTACGCGGACGAAAGGGACGACGGTGGTGACGGAAACCGAGTACGGGACGCAGACGATCGCAGCGCCACTCAACCCGCTCTTTCCTGGCCAGCAGTACACGATCGTGAGCAGTCCGGTCGTGACGGAAGTGACCACCACCAGCACTGAGCTCCGCATTTACCGCATCATCTTCCGGGCTCAGACCACCTACACCACCGTGACTTCCACCACCGTATTCCCGACCATGGTCACCACTTATGTGTCCAGCACCGTGGCCATCCAGCCGACCGCATTCCCAGCTGGATTATTTCCCGGATCCTATCCATACGCCGCCTTCGGTTAA
- the LOC124202130 gene encoding uncharacterized protein LOC124202130 isoform X2 has product MRLFWQIIVLSAVLLEAGKERALAASNAAIVNDNGSAGRQVAPTSTKTVYGFLDFTTIVSDTMMIFKPSKSGGNKARNAFASPRTASVVLNKFNKPGPVNGHRAKVEASQPVALESSATVQLSEERDDDEQSRGRSGNGRFKPSRPRQTTTPSNIHIEGSLVNFEDPSGSSQSTPRGKAALTERLKVPRRQTISLEGKGPDPVVPSYSVIKSHVDVSSRVDIHIGGLPKVSGSSAGSRFLPKQVEVRMEVNLSPPTKKSATTTTAASLPAGQSLVSKTVGTRIQNGMTTIHETSVIGTTIDGQYAHFVQSTSTVFQEPTATVDALPPGRSGSVEVVTDKAMTVSVAKPKITKPGSGPSKPMTEAEDKAHFASLPSLESLFESVSGPVTTKPEEELPKAEPQVSRQNIPTVSIQEEVTPPAVQHKSHSSPPVVPRPSNSLNLERRAGLASSPRLRDATPRPQRPDEQRWRYSPTPKPKVAIQRTSNASGSRFRERLANPGSNSQPSRDSEAEELSSSVSQNYQEPESPDPTEVITLRVQSVTPEGYSNLYYEIATIKSPYIMRLGAVRNTRFVTLTRSYTRLITPTPPPASVATLMDDSDYSLPEYEPEALLEPSQPLPDPENILATTTPYEQILKESSDTATLPAIIVAATEVTNDYTMQTVTETFSTTELMLKTSILPYQRAGTTSHMTLTQSYYITRVVVAVKTVPPEDLYQFIPSKKLTDISTNLQEAGSEHNVRLLPGELEFSENDEYSDQEDDGHRNEKRVPAPQDYPTDSDLSSIGQEFDLSSVDRPSAQVDLEPSLVDPAGELTTRAGTPPLPNSFQQLEPSINVPQQFPTGQETPMLSPEQLQQLALFRYMNPYAAAGLPFGYPGLPGYGGANGGGQPQVITTSKPVVRTLDVIRTETVPIWNGVTTIYSTITRTKGTTVVTETEYGTQTIAAPLNPLFPGQQYTIVSSPVVTEVTTTSTELRIYRIIFRAQTTYTTVTSTTVFPTMVTTYVSSTVAIQPTAFPAGLFPGSYPYAAFG; this is encoded by the exons aTGAGGCTCTTCTGGCAGATCATCGTCTTGTCAGCTGTTCTTCTCGAAGCCG GTAAGGAGCGGGCGCTAGCGGCTTCCAATGCGGCAATCGTCAACGACAATGGCTCGGCCGGCCGTCAAGTCGCGCCCACCAGCACCAAGACCGTCTACGGCTTCCTCGATTTCACCACCATCGTCAGCGACACGATGATGATCTTCAAGCCCAGCAAATCTGGAG GTAACAAGGCCAGGAACGCTTTTGCATCTCCACGGACGGCTTCCGTCGTTCTCAACAAGTTCAACAAACCAGGACCCGTGAACGGCCATCGAGCCAAAGTGGAGGCCAGCCAGCCCGTCGCCCTGGAATCGTCGGCCACTGTCCAGTTGAGCGAGGAGAGGGACGACGATGAGCAATCGCGCGGTAGGAGCGGCAACGGGCGGTTCAAGCCGTCCAGACCGCGCCAGACGACCACCCCATCCAACATCCACATCGAGGGTAGTTTGGTCAACTTCGAGGATCCTTCCGGCAGCAGCCAATCGACTCCGCGCGGGAAGGCCGCCCTGACGGAGCGGCTGAAAGTGCCACGCCGGCAGACCATTTCCCTGGAAGGCAAAGGTCCCGATCCGGTTGTTCCGTCCTATTCGGTCATCAAGAGCCACGTCGACGTTAGTTCCAGGGTCGACATTCACATCGGTGGATTGCCCAAg GTGAGTGGATCTTCAGCCGGAAGCAGGTTCCTACCCAAACAGGTGGAAGTTCGCATGGAAGTGAATTTATCTCCGCCGACCAAGAAATCCGCAACGACTACAACGGCCGCCTCACTGCCGGCCGGACAGAGTTTGGTGTCCAAAACGGTCGGGACCCGCATCCAGAACGGAATGACGACCATCCACGAGACGTCGGTCATCGGGACGACCATCGACGGCCAGTACGCCCATTTCGTGCAGAGCACTTCGACCGTGTTCCAGGAACCGACGGCCACCGTCGACGCTCTGCCTCCGGGTCGATCCGGAAGCGTTGAAGTCGTTACCGATAAAGCGATGACGGTGTCGGTTGCCAAACCCAAAATCACCAAGCCCGGAAGCGGTCCGTCCAAACCGATGACGGAAGCCGAAGACAAGGCTCATTTCGCATCGCTTCCGTCGCTGGAATCCCTCTTTGAATCTGTCAGCGGTCCGGTCACAACCAAACCGGAAGAGGAGCTCCCCAAAGCGGAACCGCAAGTTTCCAGACAGAATATTCCGACCGTATCCATCCAGGAGGAAGTGACTCCGCCAGCCGTCCAGCACAAATCCCATTCGTCTCCGCCGGTGGTGCCCAGACCTTCCAACTCGCTCAACTTGGAGAGACGGGCCGGATTGGCTTCGTCGCCCAGACTACGTGACGCAACCCCACGACCTCAGCGTCCGGATGAGCAGCGCTGGCGCTACAGTCCCACCCCCAAACCCAAAGTGGCCATCCAGAGAACATCCAACGCATCCGGATCGCGCTTCCGGGAAAGATTAGCCAATCCGGGCTCCAACAGCCAGCCGTCGAGGGACAGCGAAGCGGAAGAGCTTTCCAGCTCCGTCAGCCAAAATTACCAGGAGCCGGAATCGCCCGATCCGACGGAAGTGATCACCCTCCGCGTTCAGAGCGTGACGCCGGAAGGCTACAGCAACCTCTACTACGAAATTGCCACCATCAAATCACCGTACATTATGCGGCTGGGCGCCGTCCGGAACACTCGCTTCGTGACCCTGACCCGGAGTTACACCCGACTCATCACGCCGACGCCACCTCCGGCTTCCGTCGCCACCCTCATGGACGACAGCGACTACAGTTTGCCGGAATACGAGCCGGAAGCCCTGCTGGAGCCCAGCCAACCTCTGCCGGATCCGGAGAACATCCTGGCGACGACGACCCCCTACGAACAAATCTTGAAGGAATCCAGCGACACGGCCACTTTGCCGGCCATCATCGTGGCGGCCACCGAAGTGACAAACGACTACACAATGCAGACCGTGACGGAAACGTTCAGCACGACTGAGTTGATGTTAAAGACGTCCATTTTGCCGTACCAGCGGGCCGGCACGACGTCCCACATGACGCTGACACAGTCGTACTACATCACCCGAGTCGTTGTGGCCGTCAAAACCGTTCCGCCGGAAGATCTCTACCAGTTCATCCCCAGCAAGAAGCTAACGGACATCAGCACCAATTTGCAGGAGGCCGGCTCCGAGCACAACGTTCGACTCTTGCCCGGCGAGCTGGAATTCAGCGAAAACGACGAGTACTCGGATCAGGAGGACGACGGCCACCGCAACGAAAAGCGCGTTCCGGCCCCGCAAGACTATCCAACCGATTCGGATCTGTCCAGCATCGGCCAGGAATTTGACCTGTCTTCGGTGGACCGGCCGTCGGCGCAAGTTGATTTGGAACCCAGTTTGGTTGATCCAGCTGGCGAGTTGACGACCAGGGCCGGCACTCCTCCTCTGCCCAACAGCTTCCAGCAGCTGGAACCCTCCATCAATGTGCCACAGCAATTCCCCACCGGCCAAGAGACGCCCATGCTGTCGCCGGAACAGTTGCAACAGCTGGCCCTGTTCCGCTACATGAATCCGTACGCAGCGGCCGGCCTGCCGTTCGGCTATCCCGGTCTGCCAGGCTACGGAGGCGCCAACGGCGGTGGGCAACCTCAGGTGATAACCACAAGCAAACCAGTGGTGCGGACGCTGGACGTCATCCGGACGGAAACGGTGCCCATCTGGAACGGAGTGACGACGATTTACAGCACCATTACGCGGACGAAAGGGACGACGGTGGTGACGGAAACCGAGTACGGGACGCAGACGATCGCAGCGCCACTCAACCCGCTCTTTCCTGGCCAGCAGTACACGATCGTGAGCAGTCCGGTCGTGACGGAAGTGACCACCACCAGCACTGAGCTCCGCATTTACCGCATCATCTTCCGGGCTCAGACCACCTACACCACCGTGACTTCCACCACCGTATTCCCGACCATGGTCACCACTTATGTGTCCAGCACCGTGGCCATCCAGCCGACCGCATTCCCAGCTGGATTATTTCCCGGATCCTATCCATACGCCGCCTTCGGTTAA